GTGGCGGACTCACCCCGCACCAGGAATACGTGGGAACGGTCACCGCGAAGAACTCATACGGCACGACCGGCTCGGTGGCCGCCCCGCCCGTCTACACCGGCAACAAGCTGCCGACGCTGACGGGCACATACGAGGTGTCCGCGACCCCGAGCGGAACCGGATGGTCGCTCGCGTACAACGCCCAGACGCCGACCTACACGCCGTCTCCGACCGGCACGGTCACCTTCAGTGGAGTGAGCCCCGGAAACCCGATCGGTACGGTGAAGCAGTGCCCGATCCTGTCGATCAACTGCTCGGACGAGGGACCGGTGACCCCCGCGTCGCTCGAGCCGCTCGCCATGACCCTCGCCTCGTGTGTGCCGTGGGACGGCACGACGGTCCCCGATCACGCCACGATCCAGACCCACGTCTCGGTGGTCGGTGCACCCGGCGGTGCGTTCACGTTCGAGGCGCAGACGAGCGGCGACATCATCGTCAACTGGGCCGGACTCCGCGGCAACGGCACGTTCACGGCGGGCCTCTGCACCCCGACGCCCCCGCCCGGGCCCTGACCCGCGCGACCAGACCCCCTGTTTCTCCCCGACGACCGTAAGGAAGCCACATGACACCCGAGCCGAAGCTCGTCGCCGACACCGTCGGCCCGCTGACCGACGAGCGCGCACGCTGGGCGAGCGACGCGGTGCGCACCTCCGCCGACGCCATGGAGCAGGCGATCCAGGGCAAGCGCCGCGTCATCGAGCTCGTGCTGGCGACGGCGATGGCGGGCGGTCACGTGCTCCTAGAGGACGTTCCCGGAACGGGCAAGACCGCACTCGCCCGCTCGCTCGCCCAGGCGATGCACGGCACCTCCTCGCGCGTGCAGTTCACCCCCGACCTGCTGCCGGGCGACGTCACGGGCATCACCGTGTACGACCAGAAGCAGGGCATCTTCGAGTTCCACGCGGGACCGATCTTCGCGAACGTCGTGCTGGCCGACGAGATCAACCGTGCGAGCCCGAAGACCCAGTCCGCGCTGCTCGAGGTGATGGAGGAGCGCCAGGTCACGGTCGACGGGCAGAGCCACCGCGTGGCGGAGCCCTTCCTCGTGATCGCCACCCAGAACCCCGTCGAGCAGGCGGGCACGTACCGGCTGCCCGAGGCGCAGCTCGATCGCTTCATGGTGAAGACGTCGATCGGCTACCCCGACGACGCGGCGATGATGCGGATCCTGCAGCGGCAGACCGCGAGCGAGGTGCAGCCGGTGATGAACGTCGGCACGCTGCTGCAGCTCCAGCAGTTCACCCATGCCGTTCACGTGAGTCCGCTGATCGCGGCGTACGTGATCCAGCTCGTCGAGGCGACCCGTCGAGCGAGCGAGGTCCGCCTCGGCGCGAGCGTGCGCGGGGCCCTCGGCCTCGTCCGCATGGCGTCCGCCTGGGCGCTCGTCTCCGGTCGCCCGTACGTGGCCCCCGACGACGTGCGCGACCTCGCGATCCCGGTGCTCGCCCACCGCCTCGTGCTCGAACCCGAGGCCGAGTTCGACGGCGTCACGGCCGAGGCCATCATCGGGAAGATCCTGCTCGATACGCCGATCCCGCAGGAGAACGGCACCGCGTGAACACGGAGTTCACGCGCAGCCGGAGCCGGATCACCGGCACCCGGACTGCCACGCGGCTCGGTGAGACGCGCACATCGACGCGCACGCTGGGGGAGACCCAGCGGCGCAAGATCGTCGCGCGCCGACGGTGGCGGCAGATCCGGCGGCGCGCGCTCCGCACCTGGCTCGCGGTCACGCAGGCCGTCACCCCGCTCGGCTGGTTCGTGCTCGGGATCACGGTGCTCGGCGTGGTGCTGGGCGTCGGTCTGTCGTGGGTCGAGGCCTGGTTCGTCGCGATCGTCGGCGCCGCGCTCCTGCTCGTCGCGATTCCGTTCCTCATCGGCACCCGTGCCTACCGGATCGCGATCGATCTCGACCGCCGGAGCGTCGTCGTCGGCGGTGAGGTCGCGGCCGTGATCCGGATCCAGAACGACGGGGCGCGCCCGGCGCTGCCCGCGGTCGCCGAACTCCCCGTCGGCCCCGCCCTGCGCGAGCTCACCATCCCCTTCATCGGCCCGCACGGCACGGCCGACCTGCCGGCGCGCGTGCCGGCGCCCCAGCGCGGGCTGATCCAGGTCGGCCCGCTCACCGTGGCCCGCCGCGATCCCCTCGCCCTGCTCCGGCGCGAGGTCACCTGGCCCGAGAAGCACCTCGTCTATGTGCACCCCGTCACCACTCCGCTGCCGCCGAACTCGGCCGGCCTCGTGCGCGACCTCGAGGGGGCCGCGAGCCGTCGACTCACGGATTCCGACCTGTCGTTCTACGCCGTGCGTGAGTACGCGCCCGGCGACGCGATGCGGCACGTGCACTGGAAATCGACCGCCAAGACCGGCACGCTCATGGTGCGGCAGTACGAGGAGTCGCAGACCGCGCGCGTCGCGGTGCTCTTCGATGCTCGCCGCGAGG
Above is a genomic segment from Leucobacter rhizosphaerae containing:
- a CDS encoding DUF58 domain-containing protein — protein: MNTEFTRSRSRITGTRTATRLGETRTSTRTLGETQRRKIVARRRWRQIRRRALRTWLAVTQAVTPLGWFVLGITVLGVVLGVGLSWVEAWFVAIVGAALLLVAIPFLIGTRAYRIAIDLDRRSVVVGGEVAAVIRIQNDGARPALPAVAELPVGPALRELTIPFIGPHGTADLPARVPAPQRGLIQVGPLTVARRDPLALLRREVTWPEKHLVYVHPVTTPLPPNSAGLVRDLEGAASRRLTDSDLSFYAVREYAPGDAMRHVHWKSTAKTGTLMVRQYEESQTARVAVLFDARREEYASDEEFELGVSVAASISVQAVREGRERFVASAWAPGRVRPSVDGVEELPSRDPQQLLNAWAELEPAPDGLPFEVLATGLANSRRPLSIVAIVTGSQPELARIRRACVAFDPNVHVVAVRCELHGEPGLQRADPLTTFTVGALGDLPQLLLRSAS
- a CDS encoding AAA family ATPase, with the protein product MTPEPKLVADTVGPLTDERARWASDAVRTSADAMEQAIQGKRRVIELVLATAMAGGHVLLEDVPGTGKTALARSLAQAMHGTSSRVQFTPDLLPGDVTGITVYDQKQGIFEFHAGPIFANVVLADEINRASPKTQSALLEVMEERQVTVDGQSHRVAEPFLVIATQNPVEQAGTYRLPEAQLDRFMVKTSIGYPDDAAMMRILQRQTASEVQPVMNVGTLLQLQQFTHAVHVSPLIAAYVIQLVEATRRASEVRLGASVRGALGLVRMASAWALVSGRPYVAPDDVRDLAIPVLAHRLVLEPEAEFDGVTAEAIIGKILLDTPIPQENGTA